The following coding sequences are from one Salvia hispanica cultivar TCC Black 2014 chromosome 3, UniMelb_Shisp_WGS_1.0, whole genome shotgun sequence window:
- the LOC125209788 gene encoding uncharacterized protein LOC125209788: MYAYREVENPPIGNDGIDANHFELKPGLLNMAEANAFVGKANEDPNKHLTKFIQINNTVKLNGVRDEQIRLRLFPFSLRDDARDWYDSMGSGSVKTWDAMVDLFLEKYFSPSEVLKRQAEIIQFQMKPHETIREAWARFKTLLKRCPKHGLSPGHQVITFYRGCTTDAMRELNWSAGGALLQLGENDAMQVIERVASTDEGWNNERNKSYRVASATEDDRIDRMSKQLDLLTTQLGIMEIRQLGPELQGGVEGVNYVHQGGNNMNFNNYRPNQGGGNYNNYGNKVHPNLSYGNPNNALQSPPRFTVSNGLVEQQKKPTTEDILEHS, translated from the coding sequence ATGTACGCTTACAGAGAGGTAGAGAACCCACCAATTGGCAACGATGGGATCGATGCCAATCATTTTGAGCTCAAGCCAGGATTGCTTAATATGGCTGAGGCTAATGCTTTTGTGGGGAAGGCCAATGAAGATCCCAACAAGCATCTTACTAAGTTTATTCAGATCAATAACACGGTGAAGCTTAATGGGGTGAGAGATGAACAAATCAGACTAAGGCTATTCCCATTTTCCTTGAGAGATGATGCTAGAGACTGGTACGACAGCATGGGGTCAGGATCTGTTAAAACGTGGGATGCCATGGTAGACTTATTTTTGGAGAAGTATTTCTCACCCAGTGAAGTTCTAAAGAGGCAAGCAGAGATAATTCAATTCCAGATGAAGCCTCATGAGACAATCCGAGAAGCATGGGCCAGATTTAAGACACTGTTGAAGAGATGCCCAAAGCATGGTCTAAGTCCGGGACATCAAGTCATAACTTTTTACAGGGGGTGTACTACAGATGCAATGCGTGAACTGAATTGGAGCGCAGGAGGAGCACTCCTTCAATTAGGAGAGAATGATGCCATGCAAGTGATTGAGAGAGTAGCTTCCACTGATGAAGGATGGAATAATGAAAGAAACAAGTCATACAGGGTGGCCTCTGCTACAGAAGATGATAGGATAGACAGAATGTCAAAGCAGCTAGATCTTTTGACCACTCAATTAGGGATCATGGAGATAAGACAACTTGGACCAGAACTGCAAGGAGGAGTTGAAGGTGTCAACTATGTGCACCAAGGAGGGAATAACATGAACTTTAACAACTATCGCCCCAACCAAGGTGGTGGTAACTATAACAACTATGGTAACAAAGTGCATCCCAATCTCTCATATGGGAATCCAAACAATGCTCTGCAATCACCGCCAAGATTCACAGTGTCTAATGGGTTGGTAGAACAGCAGAAAAAGCCTACTACAGAAGATATCTTGGAGCATTCATGA